One Acetobacterium sp. KB-1 DNA segment encodes these proteins:
- the trpE gene encoding anthranilate synthase component I: MIKPSMEEARGYCGDYQSIPISLELFSDIKTPIEVLKVLKGTGKMCYLLESVEGGEKWGRYSFLGFDPTLTVSCLDGEVVVKNGKIKDILADDPRTVLREILAQWKSPKLDFMPVFTGGFVGYISYDFVKYTETNLVLTNANAENFDDMNLMLFDKVIAYDHLRQKIVVIVNIKTDNFEQNYIDGVIVLKEIEALIKSGNSTVAFRGQVTSKYRSLFSKEYYCEMVKKTREHIVQGDIFQAVISNRLEADFEGDLLSAYRVLRTVNPSPYMFYIDFDAIQVAGASPETLVSLKNSRLATFPIAGTCPRGETPEEDEAFIAELLKDEKELSEHNMLVDLGRNDLGKVSEFGSVAVTTYQEVVRYSHVSHISSTVTGTLKAGLDQLDALGAVLPAGTLSGAPKKRAIEIINALEGQKRGVYGGAVGYIDFSGNMDMCIAIRMAVRKNDKVYVSAGAGIVADSIPENEFNESQNKARAMFEALERAQEVE, from the coding sequence ATGATTAAACCATCGATGGAAGAGGCCAGAGGGTATTGTGGGGATTATCAGAGCATCCCGATTAGTCTGGAGCTGTTTTCAGATATTAAGACACCGATTGAGGTGCTTAAAGTTTTAAAAGGAACCGGCAAAATGTGTTACTTGTTAGAAAGTGTGGAGGGCGGCGAAAAATGGGGGCGGTATTCCTTTTTGGGTTTTGATCCGACCCTGACGGTGAGCTGTCTGGATGGCGAAGTGGTGGTTAAAAATGGCAAAATCAAGGACATTCTCGCCGATGACCCACGGACGGTGCTGCGGGAAATTCTGGCCCAGTGGAAAAGCCCCAAGCTGGATTTTATGCCGGTGTTTACCGGCGGCTTTGTCGGCTATATCTCCTATGATTTTGTTAAATACACCGAAACCAACCTGGTGCTTACAAATGCTAATGCCGAAAATTTTGATGACATGAATCTGATGCTTTTTGATAAGGTCATCGCCTATGATCATCTGCGCCAGAAAATTGTGGTGATTGTCAATATTAAAACCGATAACTTTGAGCAAAACTATATTGACGGGGTGATTGTACTTAAGGAAATTGAAGCGTTGATAAAAAGCGGAAACAGCACCGTGGCGTTTCGGGGTCAGGTGACATCAAAGTATCGCTCGCTGTTTAGCAAAGAATACTATTGCGAGATGGTAAAAAAAACTCGGGAGCATATTGTTCAGGGCGATATTTTCCAGGCCGTCATTTCCAACCGGCTGGAAGCTGACTTTGAGGGCGATCTGCTGTCGGCCTATCGGGTGCTGCGAACGGTTAATCCCTCGCCGTACATGTTTTATATCGACTTTGACGCGATTCAGGTCGCCGGGGCATCGCCGGAAACCCTGGTGTCGCTGAAAAATTCGCGGCTGGCAACTTTTCCGATTGCTGGCACCTGTCCCCGCGGCGAGACACCGGAAGAGGACGAGGCCTTTATCGCCGAGTTGCTCAAGGACGAAAAGGAGCTCAGTGAACACAATATGCTGGTCGATCTGGGTCGCAACGATCTCGGCAAGGTTAGTGAGTTTGGCTCAGTTGCGGTGACAACCTACCAGGAGGTCGTCCGTTATTCCCATGTTTCACACATTTCTTCCACTGTCACCGGCACCCTTAAAGCCGGGCTGGATCAGCTCGATGCCCTCGGGGCGGTATTGCCGGCGGGAACCCTGTCCGGAGCGCCGAAAAAACGGGCGATCGAAATCATCAATGCTCTGGAAGGCCAGAAGCGTGGCGTTTACGGCGGGGCGGTCGGCTATATCGATTTTTCCGGCAATATGGATATGTGCATTGCGATTCGGATGGCGGTTCGCAAAAACGACAAGGTTTATGTCTCTGCCGGAGCCGGAATTGTCGCTGACAGCATCCCAGAAAACGAATTTAATGAATCCCAAAACAAGGCCAGAGCGATGTTTGAAGCCCTCGAACGAGCCCAGGAGGTGGAATAA
- a CDS encoding aminodeoxychorismate/anthranilate synthase component II: protein MILLIDNYDSFSYNLYQYVGMINPDIRVIKNDELSLAEIIALKPDHIIVSPGPGRPAEAGICEEVIDTFKDKTPILGVCLGHQAICEVFGGTITYASTLMHGKSSNVHIANGSPIFRGLPPIIVAGRYHSLSAERSSLPDELLIIAEDDDGEVMAVKHRNYDVYGVQFHPESILTDSGHTMIENFLKIGNEND, encoded by the coding sequence ATGATTTTACTGATTGACAATTACGACAGTTTTTCCTATAACCTGTATCAATATGTGGGAATGATCAATCCCGATATCCGGGTGATTAAAAATGATGAACTGAGTTTGGCCGAAATTATTGCTTTAAAACCGGATCATATCATTGTCTCACCGGGGCCGGGACGACCGGCGGAGGCGGGGATCTGCGAAGAGGTGATCGACACTTTCAAAGACAAAACCCCGATTCTGGGGGTCTGCCTGGGTCATCAGGCGATCTGTGAGGTTTTTGGCGGTACCATCACCTATGCCAGTACTCTGATGCACGGCAAAAGCAGCAACGTCCATATTGCCAACGGCAGTCCGATCTTTCGGGGTCTGCCGCCGATTATTGTAGCCGGCCGCTATCATTCCCTCAGTGCCGAGCGCAGCAGTCTGCCGGATGAGCTGCTGATTATCGCCGAGGATGACGATGGTGAGGTGATGGCGGTGAAGCATCGCAATTATGATGTTTACGGGGTGCAGTTCCATCCCGAATCGATCCTCACCGATTCGGGCCACACGATGATTGAGAACTTTTTAAAGATAGGAAACGAAAATGATTAA
- the trpD gene encoding anthranilate phosphoribosyltransferase, translated as MIKAAIYDIVNGKDLSLERTREVMDQIMNGQATNAQIASFLTAMRMKGETIDEITACAMVMRDKCTKILPKTDVLDIVGTGGDEVSTFNISTVAALVIAAGGVPVAKHGNRSVSSKCGSADLLEALGVNIELSAEKSAVILDELGICFMFAPTYHTSMKYAGPVRKELGIRTIFNILGPLANPAGANMQLLGVYDENLVEPLANVLNKLKVKRGMVVHGHDGLDEITLTDTTTICEIANGKINSFFITPEQLGLKRCELSDLIGGEKEENAVITLNILNGEKGPKRDVVVLNSAFCLYMSHNDITLRDCVKMAEEIIDSGKAKAKLDEFVKRSNEITIEVLA; from the coding sequence ATGATTAAAGCAGCGATATACGATATTGTCAACGGCAAGGATCTGTCCCTGGAGCGCACCCGCGAGGTCATGGATCAGATTATGAACGGCCAGGCTACTAACGCCCAGATCGCCTCGTTTCTGACGGCGATGCGGATGAAGGGCGAAACCATCGATGAGATTACCGCCTGTGCGATGGTGATGCGGGACAAATGCACTAAGATCCTCCCGAAAACCGATGTACTGGATATTGTTGGTACCGGCGGCGATGAGGTGTCGACCTTTAATATTTCGACCGTGGCGGCACTGGTGATTGCTGCTGGTGGAGTGCCGGTAGCCAAGCACGGCAACCGCAGCGTCTCCAGCAAATGCGGTTCGGCCGATCTGCTAGAAGCTTTGGGCGTGAATATTGAATTGTCGGCGGAGAAAAGTGCCGTAATTCTGGATGAGTTGGGGATCTGCTTTATGTTTGCCCCGACTTATCATACCTCGATGAAATACGCCGGGCCGGTCCGCAAAGAACTGGGGATCCGGACGATTTTTAATATTCTCGGTCCGCTGGCCAACCCGGCTGGCGCCAATATGCAGTTGCTGGGCGTTTATGACGAAAACCTGGTCGAGCCACTGGCCAATGTTCTGAACAAATTAAAGGTCAAACGGGGGATGGTGGTTCACGGTCACGACGGCCTGGACGAGATTACCCTGACTGACACCACCACCATCTGCGAAATTGCCAATGGCAAGATCAACAGCTTTTTTATCACCCCGGAACAATTGGGACTAAAACGCTGTGAATTATCGGATTTGATCGGCGGCGAAAAGGAAGAAAATGCTGTCATCACCCTGAATATCTTAAACGGCGAAAAAGGACCAAAGCGGGATGTGGTGGTGCTGAATTCGGCCTTCTGCCTGTATATGTCCCACAACGATATCACCCTCCGGGATTGCGTCAAAATGGCCGAGGAGATTATCGATTCCGGCAAGGCTAAGGCTAAACTGGATGAATTCGTTAAGCGCAGCAATGAGATTACCATCGAGGTGCTGGCATGA
- the trpC gene encoding indole-3-glycerol phosphate synthase TrpC produces the protein MILDQIVASTTKRVAALKETTTLALLKSQAKRSETPFAFEKALARKSAAGEIAFICEVKKASPSKGVIAPDFPYLKIARDYQAAGADAISVLTEPEFFQGTSAYLTEIKEQVSIPVLRKDFIIDAIQIYEARLIGADAILLICSILTTAQIKDYLGIADALGLSALVEAHDEAEVKQALAAGARIIGVNNRNLKTFEVDLQNSIRLRKLVPPEIQFVSESGIRTPEDIAKLRKNGTNAVLIGETLMRSGDKKQELDKLRG, from the coding sequence ATGATATTGGATCAAATTGTGGCCTCCACCACTAAACGGGTGGCGGCGCTTAAAGAAACAACCACTCTGGCGCTGCTAAAAAGTCAGGCCAAACGCTCGGAAACGCCCTTTGCTTTTGAAAAAGCCCTGGCCAGAAAGTCAGCCGCTGGAGAAATTGCTTTTATCTGCGAGGTCAAAAAAGCTTCGCCGTCCAAAGGCGTGATTGCGCCAGATTTCCCTTATCTTAAGATTGCCCGGGACTATCAGGCTGCCGGAGCCGATGCCATTTCAGTGCTGACTGAACCGGAATTTTTTCAGGGCACGAGTGCTTATCTGACCGAAATCAAAGAACAGGTAAGCATTCCGGTGCTGCGTAAAGATTTTATTATTGATGCCATCCAGATTTATGAAGCCCGCCTGATCGGCGCCGATGCGATTTTACTGATCTGTTCAATTCTCACCACCGCGCAGATTAAGGACTATCTAGGTATTGCTGATGCGCTGGGGCTGTCGGCGCTGGTCGAAGCCCACGATGAAGCAGAAGTTAAGCAAGCCCTGGCCGCCGGCGCCCGGATCATTGGGGTCAACAACCGCAATCTTAAAACCTTTGAAGTGGATCTCCAAAACAGCATCCGCTTGCGCAAGCTGGTGCCGCCAGAAATCCAGTTTGTTTCGGAAAGTGGGATACGGACTCCGGAAGACATCGCGAAACTGCGGAAAAATGGGACGAATGCGGTACTGATTGGCGAAACGTTGATGCGTAGTGGGGATAAGAAACAGGAACTGGACAAGCTACGGGGGTAG
- a CDS encoding phosphoribosylanthranilate isomerase, translating to MFIIKLAPDGIKSEELTMTKIKICGLSRLEDIAAVNAARPDYIGFVFATSRRQVDMATARVLKQALDPGIAAVGVFVNHPVAEIIALAEQGIIDIIQLHGDEEEATVRLLQTQTGVPVIRALRISNPVDIRASTADYRLFDTYDPSQYGGSGAAFNWDLLAGTSGDFFLAGGLNRSNIAAAINQVNPYCVDLSSGVETAGKKDRDKIIEIVEMIRKIRG from the coding sequence ATGTTTATTATAAAATTGGCGCCGGATGGAATTAAGAGCGAGGAGTTAACCATGACAAAAATAAAAATCTGCGGGTTATCCCGCTTAGAAGATATTGCGGCGGTGAACGCGGCCCGGCCGGATTATATTGGCTTTGTCTTTGCCACCAGCAGGCGTCAGGTCGATATGGCAACGGCGCGAGTCCTAAAACAAGCGCTTGATCCCGGCATTGCCGCGGTGGGGGTTTTTGTCAACCACCCGGTGGCCGAGATCATTGCGCTGGCCGAGCAGGGCATTATCGACATCATCCAGCTGCATGGGGATGAGGAGGAAGCCACCGTCCGGTTGCTGCAAACCCAAACCGGTGTGCCGGTAATCCGGGCGTTGCGGATCAGCAACCCGGTCGACATCCGGGCCAGCACCGCCGATTACCGGCTCTTTGACACCTACGATCCTTCCCAATACGGCGGTTCCGGGGCGGCCTTCAACTGGGATCTGCTGGCCGGAACCAGCGGCGATTTCTTTCTGGCCGGCGGCCTCAACCGCAGCAACATCGCCGCCGCCATCAACCAGGTCAATCCCTACTGTGTCGACTTAAGCAGCGGCGTCGAAACCGCTGGTAAGAAAGACCGGGACAAGATTATTGAGATTGTCGAAATGATCAGAAAAATTCGCGGTTAA
- the trpB gene encoding tryptophan synthase subunit beta yields the protein MSKGKYGIHGGQYTPETLMNAIIEVEKAYEHYKNDPAFQAELTELLNEYAGRPSRLYYAKKMTTDLGGAKIYLKREDLNHTGSHKINNVLGQALLAKKMGKTRLIAETGAGQHGVATATAAALMGFECEIFMGKEDTDRQALNVFRMELLGAMVHVVTSGTMTLKDAVNETFREWTTRVDDTHYVLGSVMGPHPFPEMVRDFQSVISKEARAQILKKEGKLPSAVIACVGGGSNAIGAFYNFIPDAEVRLIGCEAAGKGVDTALHAATIANGSLGIFHGMKSYFCQDEYGQIAPVYSISAGLDYPGIGPEHANLHDTKRAEYVPITDDEAVAAFFYLSRTEGIIPAIESAHAIAYAMVLAPTMSKDEIIIVNVSGRGDKDVAAIARYKGENIYE from the coding sequence ATGAGTAAAGGAAAATACGGGATCCACGGGGGGCAGTACACACCAGAAACCCTGATGAATGCCATTATTGAAGTGGAAAAAGCTTATGAACACTATAAAAACGATCCGGCTTTTCAGGCTGAGTTAACCGAACTGTTAAATGAATACGCCGGTCGGCCTTCGCGGTTGTATTATGCGAAGAAAATGACCACCGATCTGGGTGGTGCCAAGATCTATCTCAAGCGTGAAGATCTAAACCATACCGGCTCCCATAAGATTAACAACGTTCTGGGTCAGGCACTGCTGGCCAAGAAAATGGGGAAAACCCGGCTGATTGCCGAAACTGGTGCCGGTCAACATGGGGTGGCTACCGCCACTGCCGCCGCTTTGATGGGCTTTGAATGTGAAATCTTTATGGGTAAAGAAGACACTGACCGCCAGGCTCTCAACGTCTTTCGGATGGAGCTGTTGGGTGCCATGGTCCATGTAGTTACCTCCGGCACGATGACCTTAAAGGATGCTGTTAACGAAACTTTTCGGGAATGGACAACCCGGGTGGACGATACCCACTACGTCCTCGGTTCGGTGATGGGGCCGCATCCCTTCCCGGAAATGGTTCGCGATTTTCAGAGTGTCATCAGCAAAGAAGCCCGGGCGCAGATTCTAAAAAAGGAAGGCAAACTGCCCAGTGCTGTAATCGCCTGTGTCGGCGGCGGCAGTAATGCCATCGGCGCCTTCTATAACTTTATTCCCGACGCCGAAGTCCGGCTGATCGGCTGTGAAGCGGCGGGCAAAGGGGTCGATACCGCCCTCCATGCGGCCACTATTGCCAATGGCAGTCTGGGGATCTTCCACGGCATGAAATCCTATTTTTGTCAGGATGAATACGGCCAGATCGCCCCGGTTTACTCGATTTCGGCGGGGCTCGACTATCCGGGCATTGGGCCGGAGCATGCTAATCTCCATGACACCAAACGGGCTGAGTATGTGCCGATCACTGATGATGAAGCTGTCGCCGCCTTTTTCTATCTGTCTCGGACTGAGGGGATTATTCCGGCCATTGAATCGGCCCATGCGATTGCTTATGCAATGGTGCTGGCACCGACGATGAGTAAAGACGAAATCATTATCGTCAATGTTTCCGGCCGGGGCGACAAGGATGTGGCGGCGATTGCCCGCTACAAGGGGGAAAATATCTATGAGTAA
- the trpA gene encoding tryptophan synthase subunit alpha, with amino-acid sequence MSNIIEANKIKANKISQIFADQKAFIAFLTAGDPSLAKTEEFILAMAAAGADLIEIGIPFSDPIAEGPVIEAANERALSIGTTTDKIFAMVKRVREKTSIPLVFLTYMNPIFVYGTETFFTACEKVGINGVIIPDLPFEEKREVRETAKNHGLDVITLIAPTSQDRIQMLAVDATGFIYLVSSMGVTGVRSEIKTDLAAIIADIRQVTQTPVAVGFGIATPEQAAVISQLADGVIVGSAIVRIIAEHGAAATDPLSDYVRKMKAALV; translated from the coding sequence ATGAGTAACATAATAGAAGCAAATAAAATCAAAGCAAATAAAATTTCACAAATTTTTGCCGACCAGAAAGCCTTTATTGCCTTTTTAACGGCTGGCGATCCGAGCCTTGCTAAAACCGAGGAATTTATTCTGGCGATGGCCGCCGCCGGGGCCGATCTGATTGAAATCGGGATTCCTTTTTCGGACCCCATCGCTGAAGGGCCGGTGATTGAAGCGGCCAACGAACGGGCGCTAAGCATCGGCACCACCACCGATAAGATCTTTGCGATGGTTAAGCGTGTTCGGGAGAAAACATCAATTCCATTGGTCTTTTTAACCTATATGAATCCTATATTTGTTTATGGGACCGAAACGTTTTTTACCGCTTGTGAAAAAGTGGGAATCAATGGGGTCATTATTCCAGATCTGCCTTTTGAAGAAAAGAGGGAGGTTCGAGAGACCGCTAAAAACCACGGGCTGGACGTCATCACCCTGATTGCTCCGACCTCCCAGGATCGGATTCAGATGTTGGCCGTCGATGCCACCGGTTTTATCTATCTGGTGTCATCGATGGGCGTTACCGGGGTGCGCAGCGAGATTAAAACCGATCTGGCCGCCATTATTGCCGACATCCGCCAGGTAACCCAGACCCCGGTGGCGGTGGGCTTTGGAATCGCCACTCCAGAACAGGCTGCAGTGATTTCGCAGCTTGCCGATGGTGTTATCGTCGGCAGCGCCATCGTCCGGATCATCGCCGAGCACGGCGCCGCCGCCACCGACCCACTGTCTGACTACGTCCGCAAGATGAAGGCGGCGCTGGTTTAG
- the dhaK gene encoding dihydroxyacetone kinase subunit DhaK — MKKFINDVENVENEMLEGIVLAHPEYVARVEGFDVLIRADKKVGKVALVSGGGSGHEPSHGGFVGKGMLDGAVAGSVFTSPTPDQVFEAIKAVDAGEGVLLVIKNYTGDIMNFEMAAELAEAEGIKVANVVTNDDVAVEDSLYTTGRRGVAGTVFVHKIAGAKAEAGASLEEVKATALKVIANVRTMGVALKPCTVPAAGKPGFELSEDEMELGIGIHGEPGTERKPIQTADEIVDYLMDRILKDMDPKAGDEVAVMINGAGATPPMELYILNRRVQQILADKGVKVFKTFVGDYMTSIDMAGASITLLKLDAELKDLLLAQADTIGFKMY, encoded by the coding sequence ATGAAAAAATTTATTAATGATGTAGAAAATGTGGAAAATGAAATGCTTGAAGGTATCGTTCTGGCCCATCCTGAATACGTAGCTCGAGTAGAAGGTTTTGATGTGCTGATTCGTGCTGACAAAAAAGTTGGCAAGGTTGCTTTGGTAAGCGGCGGCGGCAGTGGACATGAACCCTCTCATGGCGGATTTGTCGGAAAAGGAATGCTTGACGGTGCTGTCGCAGGATCTGTATTTACTTCTCCCACACCAGACCAGGTATTTGAAGCGATCAAAGCAGTTGATGCCGGTGAAGGTGTATTATTAGTTATCAAGAATTACACTGGTGATATCATGAACTTCGAAATGGCTGCCGAACTGGCTGAAGCTGAAGGCATCAAAGTGGCCAACGTGGTTACCAATGATGATGTTGCTGTTGAAGATAGTCTTTATACAACCGGACGTCGCGGTGTTGCCGGAACTGTTTTTGTTCATAAAATCGCCGGTGCAAAAGCTGAAGCTGGTGCTAGCCTGGAGGAAGTCAAAGCCACGGCACTAAAGGTTATTGCTAACGTTCGCACCATGGGTGTCGCTTTGAAACCTTGTACTGTTCCAGCGGCAGGAAAACCGGGTTTTGAATTATCAGAAGATGAAATGGAACTGGGTATCGGAATCCACGGTGAACCGGGAACCGAACGAAAACCAATCCAGACAGCTGATGAAATCGTTGATTATCTGATGGATCGAATTTTAAAAGATATGGATCCTAAAGCCGGTGACGAAGTCGCCGTCATGATCAATGGTGCCGGAGCAACCCCACCAATGGAACTATATATCTTAAACCGTCGAGTTCAACAAATTTTAGCGGACAAAGGCGTTAAAGTATTTAAGACTTTTGTGGGTGACTACATGACCTCCATCGACATGGCTGGCGCATCGATTACCTTATTAAAATTAGATGCCGAACTAAAAGATTTATTACTGGCTCAAGCTGATACCATCGGTTTTAAAATGTACTAA
- the dhaL gene encoding dihydroxyacetone kinase subunit DhaL, with product MATKAEVLDFIRVYADKMAEHRQELTDFDQAIGDGDHGINMSRGFKAVMEKLPTVYEKNIDDILKTVGMTLVSTVGGASGPLYGTAFMKAGAAVKGKEELSDEDIILALDEAVGGIQFRGKAVEGEKTILDSMIPAINAIKASIADGKTMTEALVAAEAAAWDGVEYTKTIIATKGRASYLGERSIGHQDPGATSMAYAFQAIKEVAEKVGV from the coding sequence ATGGCAACAAAGGCAGAAGTACTGGATTTTATCCGGGTTTATGCGGATAAAATGGCAGAACATCGACAAGAATTGACCGATTTTGATCAGGCAATCGGTGATGGCGATCATGGGATTAACATGAGTCGGGGATTTAAAGCGGTGATGGAAAAATTACCGACTGTTTACGAAAAAAATATTGACGATATCTTAAAAACTGTGGGGATGACCCTGGTCTCCACCGTTGGCGGCGCTTCCGGACCACTTTACGGCACCGCTTTTATGAAAGCCGGGGCGGCTGTCAAAGGTAAAGAAGAATTGTCCGATGAGGATATTATTCTGGCACTGGATGAAGCTGTCGGTGGCATCCAGTTTAGAGGAAAAGCAGTCGAAGGTGAAAAAACCATCCTCGATAGTATGATTCCCGCTATCAATGCCATTAAAGCCAGTATTGCTGACGGCAAAACGATGACCGAGGCTCTGGTTGCCGCTGAAGCCGCGGCTTGGGACGGAGTTGAATACACGAAAACTATCATTGCCACCAAAGGACGGGCCAGCTATCTGGGAGAACGGAGTATTGGGCATCAGGATCCCGGGGCGACATCAATGGCATATGCCTTTCAAGCCATTAAAGAAGTGGCAGAAAAGGTGGGTGTTTAA
- the dhaM gene encoding dihydroxyacetone kinase phosphoryl donor subunit DhaM: MVGIVVVSHSQKVAEGAVELARQMAPEAKIAAAGGMEDGSIGTDVSKILAGIEAVQDGDGVVILVDLGSAVMSSEMAIEMLEDSSQVKIIDAPIVEGTIFSSVEASIGSSFDEVIEVLAGAKSYKKF, from the coding sequence ATGGTCGGAATTGTAGTTGTTTCTCATAGTCAGAAAGTCGCCGAAGGAGCAGTAGAACTGGCCAGACAAATGGCGCCAGAAGCTAAAATAGCTGCTGCTGGGGGAATGGAAGATGGTAGCATTGGTACCGACGTTTCTAAAATATTGGCTGGCATCGAAGCTGTTCAGGATGGTGATGGTGTGGTAATTCTGGTTGATCTCGGCAGTGCCGTGATGAGTTCGGAAATGGCCATAGAAATGCTGGAAGATAGCAGTCAGGTAAAGATTATTGATGCACCGATTGTCGAAGGTACAATCTTTAGTTCTGTGGAGGCTTCTATCGGCTCATCATTTGATGAAGTCATCGAAGTGTTGGCAGGAGCAAAATCTTATAAAAAGTTCTGA